One window of the Mycobacterium sp. SVM_VP21 genome contains the following:
- the upp gene encoding uracil phosphoribosyltransferase: MNVRVVDHPLAAARLTTLRDERSDNAAFRSALRELTWMLVYEATRDAPREHIAVRTPLTDTGGARLARPPLLVPVLRAGLGMVDAAHALIPEADVGFVGVARNETTHQPVPYLASLPADLSGTPVMVLDPMLATGGSLAHTLGLLVDRGATDITVLCVVAAPEGVAALAQAAPGVRLFTATVDDGLNEDAYIVPGLGDAGDRQFGPR; encoded by the coding sequence GTGAATGTGCGCGTCGTCGACCACCCGCTGGCCGCGGCGCGGTTGACGACGCTGCGCGACGAGCGCAGCGACAATGCGGCATTCCGGTCGGCGCTGCGCGAGCTGACCTGGATGCTGGTCTACGAGGCCACCCGCGACGCGCCCCGCGAGCACATCGCCGTGCGCACCCCGCTGACCGACACCGGCGGGGCGCGGCTGGCGCGGCCACCGCTGCTGGTGCCGGTGCTGCGCGCCGGACTGGGCATGGTGGACGCGGCACACGCCCTGATCCCCGAAGCCGACGTTGGTTTCGTCGGGGTGGCGCGCAACGAGACAACCCACCAACCGGTTCCGTACCTGGCGTCGCTGCCGGCGGACCTGAGCGGCACGCCGGTCATGGTCCTCGACCCGATGCTGGCCACCGGCGGCTCGCTGGCGCACACCCTGGGACTGCTGGTCGACCGCGGCGCCACCGACATCACCGTGCTGTGCGTGGTGGCGGCACCGGAAGGCGTTGCGGCACTGGCGCAGGCGGCACCGGGGGTGCGGCTGTTCACCGCCACGGTTGACGACGGACTGAACGAGGACGCCTATATCGTTCCGGGACTGGGCGATGCCGGTGACCGCCAGTTCGGGCCACGCTGA
- a CDS encoding succinate dehydrogenase hydrophobic membrane anchor subunit, producing the protein MSTTDVQSSRGPIAPVRGLDRDRPASLGDPRAPQQHSGMPNFEKYTWLFMRFSGAVLIFLVLGHLFVMLMWQNGVYRIDFNYVAERWHSPFWQIWDLVLLWLAELHGGNGLRTIIGDYTRSSRSRFWLMTLLAVSIIFTLALGSYVLLSFDANIS; encoded by the coding sequence ATGAGCACAACTGACGTACAAAGCAGCCGGGGCCCGATAGCTCCGGTTCGCGGCCTGGACCGCGACCGTCCGGCCAGCCTCGGCGACCCGCGCGCGCCGCAGCAGCACAGCGGGATGCCCAACTTCGAGAAGTACACCTGGCTGTTCATGCGGTTCTCCGGCGCCGTGCTGATCTTCCTGGTGCTCGGGCACCTGTTCGTCATGCTGATGTGGCAGAACGGCGTGTACCGCATTGACTTCAACTACGTGGCGGAGCGCTGGCACTCGCCGTTCTGGCAGATCTGGGACCTGGTCCTGCTGTGGCTGGCGGAACTGCACGGCGGCAACGGCCTGCGCACGATCATCGGCGACTACACCCGCAGCTCGCGCAGCCGGTTCTGGCTGATGACGCTGCTGGCGGTGTCGATCATCTTCACGCTGGCACTGGGCAGCTACGTGCTGCTGAGCTTCGACGCGAACATTTCTTGA
- a CDS encoding PE-PPE domain-containing protein yields the protein MPHRRSLGAALLVAASVLSVTCGPGAPGLGAADRPNVALLANEGWIMGPTSIPDPTVGGYMDAVLNLFLQPATPWFPGQPTFPSYDFAGLVTPNQFCPLVCLPPPNPYLTFAQSIARGTEILQAAVVPQLENGDNVTVFGYSQSATVSTQLMIDLLANAPGGGGGVYDPDNLNFVLIGNPNNPLGGVLTRFPAYPLLGDQPVHLPFLGIPLSIGPTPTSGFDTTIYTGEYDGLANFPQDPANLLAMVNALIGTATVHFSYIDFDNLADTIDLGRIGDTDFYLIPQQLPILWPLYQLGDVGTVIGDALAPMLKLVIDWGYGNPGDPFVGANGTDAVGPWAVTAGGQLADGSDVAGFGLRMDPLQMLAGLQYAAVHSFVDPVNDLLGLAGQSPLPDSLVDALLTGYHLTNAVDAHLLDAWNDLAISLNVADWLGPDAVFNGEPLISLAPMLEMGGVVFEILNFLGA from the coding sequence ATGCCGCACCGACGCTCGCTGGGAGCAGCACTGCTCGTAGCGGCGTCGGTGCTCTCGGTGACCTGCGGGCCAGGGGCGCCGGGCCTCGGCGCGGCAGATCGGCCCAACGTTGCGCTGTTGGCCAATGAGGGCTGGATCATGGGGCCGACCAGCATTCCCGACCCCACGGTCGGCGGCTACATGGACGCGGTGCTGAACCTGTTCCTGCAGCCTGCGACACCCTGGTTCCCAGGTCAGCCGACTTTTCCCTCCTACGATTTCGCCGGTCTGGTCACCCCTAACCAGTTCTGCCCGCTGGTGTGCTTGCCCCCACCGAACCCGTATCTGACCTTCGCCCAATCGATAGCCCGCGGCACCGAGATCCTGCAGGCCGCGGTGGTACCGCAACTGGAAAACGGCGACAACGTCACGGTGTTCGGCTACTCCCAGAGCGCCACGGTCTCCACCCAGTTGATGATCGACCTGCTCGCCAACGCACCGGGCGGAGGCGGGGGCGTTTATGACCCGGACAACCTGAACTTCGTGCTGATCGGCAACCCCAATAACCCGCTCGGCGGCGTCCTGACCCGCTTCCCGGCATACCCGCTGTTGGGCGATCAGCCGGTCCATCTGCCGTTTCTGGGCATCCCGTTGAGCATCGGGCCGACCCCGACCAGCGGATTCGACACCACCATCTACACCGGTGAATACGACGGCCTGGCCAACTTCCCGCAGGACCCGGCCAACCTGCTGGCCATGGTCAACGCGCTGATCGGCACGGCGACCGTGCATTTCTCCTACATCGACTTCGACAACCTGGCCGACACCATCGACCTCGGCAGGATCGGGGACACCGACTTCTACCTGATTCCGCAGCAGTTGCCCATCCTGTGGCCGCTCTACCAGCTCGGCGACGTCGGCACGGTCATCGGGGATGCGCTGGCGCCGATGCTCAAACTGGTGATCGACTGGGGCTACGGCAATCCGGGTGACCCGTTCGTCGGTGCCAACGGTACTGATGCCGTCGGGCCCTGGGCCGTCACCGCCGGCGGCCAGCTGGCCGACGGCTCCGATGTAGCCGGTTTCGGACTGCGGATGGACCCGCTGCAGATGTTGGCCGGCCTGCAGTACGCCGCGGTGCACAGCTTCGTCGACCCGGTCAATGACCTGCTGGGACTCGCCGGGCAGTCCCCGCTGCCGGATTCGTTGGTCGATGCACTGTTGACCGGCTACCACCTCACCAATGCCGTGGACGCCCATCTGCTCGACGCCTGGAACGACTTGGCGATATCGCTGAACGTCGCCGATTGGCTGGGCCCCGACGCCGTGTTCAACGGGGAACCGTTGATCTCACTGGCACCGATGCTGGAGATGGGCGGCGTGGTGTTCGAGATCCTCAACTTCCTCGGCGCATGA
- a CDS encoding PE-PPE domain-containing protein — protein MTTGRLRQAGAMLLAVLCAAVLVLTSALSAAVAYSVDQLAIRLRLLADAGWIMSGTGVPDPSVGPYLGQILAGYLQPSSPLFTGQPTFPGYDFQGLATPEQFCPFVCIPGQPPMNFGTSLNTGVGLLNQSILPQLLAGDNVTVFGYSQSAAIATIEMNNLIANAGTAGYPTLDQLGNMHVVLIGDPNNPIGGILDRFQFPGDQHLPFVNIPLSLDATPTEHIASDIYTGEYDGWANFPQDPTNILAVINALIGILTVHPYYPDYTAEQLAGAINVGTIGDASFYMVPQNLPILQFMFNGGTAGQFFGDFFSPWARLVIDWGYGNAGDPAVNGLYRIPAGDFISGSAYQQAFGVAGGPWAMTPTGELYDGSSVMGLFERMDPLQMLAGVQNALIQSLVGPWADVAAAASGGVLTAGDISTITGITDVLQTVTGYDLINSIDQFLINGWSDLATALNLGDVLGPDALLSGAAVPGDGLLDLIGLGFSLFNYFGA, from the coding sequence ATGACGACTGGTCGGTTGCGCCAGGCGGGCGCGATGCTGCTGGCGGTGCTGTGCGCCGCGGTATTGGTCCTGACCTCGGCGTTGTCCGCGGCGGTGGCCTACAGCGTGGACCAGTTGGCGATCCGGCTGCGGCTGCTGGCCGATGCGGGCTGGATCATGAGCGGCACCGGCGTGCCCGACCCCAGCGTCGGGCCCTACCTGGGCCAGATTCTCGCGGGATATCTGCAACCGTCATCGCCGCTCTTCACCGGCCAGCCGACGTTCCCCGGCTACGACTTCCAGGGCCTGGCCACGCCGGAGCAGTTCTGCCCGTTCGTGTGCATCCCGGGCCAACCGCCGATGAACTTCGGCACCTCGCTGAACACCGGGGTGGGCTTGCTCAACCAATCGATCCTGCCGCAGCTCCTGGCCGGCGACAACGTGACGGTGTTCGGCTACTCGCAGAGCGCCGCCATCGCGACCATCGAGATGAACAATCTGATCGCCAACGCCGGGACCGCCGGCTACCCGACCCTGGATCAGCTGGGCAACATGCACGTCGTTCTGATCGGCGACCCGAACAATCCGATCGGCGGGATCCTCGATCGCTTCCAATTCCCGGGAGACCAGCACCTGCCGTTCGTCAACATTCCGCTGAGCCTGGACGCCACCCCGACCGAGCACATCGCCTCGGACATCTACACCGGTGAGTACGACGGCTGGGCCAACTTCCCGCAGGACCCGACCAACATCCTGGCCGTCATCAATGCCCTCATCGGCATCCTCACCGTGCACCCGTACTACCCCGACTACACCGCTGAGCAGCTGGCCGGTGCCATCAACGTCGGCACGATCGGCGACGCGAGCTTCTACATGGTTCCGCAGAACCTGCCGATCCTGCAGTTCATGTTCAATGGGGGGACTGCGGGGCAGTTCTTCGGCGACTTCTTTTCGCCGTGGGCCCGGCTGGTCATCGACTGGGGCTACGGCAACGCCGGTGACCCGGCCGTCAACGGGCTGTACCGGATCCCGGCCGGTGACTTCATCAGCGGCAGCGCCTACCAGCAGGCGTTCGGGGTGGCGGGCGGGCCTTGGGCGATGACGCCGACCGGCGAACTCTACGACGGATCCAGCGTGATGGGCCTGTTCGAGCGGATGGACCCGCTGCAGATGCTGGCCGGGGTCCAGAACGCGCTGATCCAGAGCCTCGTCGGCCCGTGGGCCGACGTCGCGGCCGCGGCCAGTGGCGGTGTCCTCACCGCCGGCGACATCAGCACCATCACCGGTATCACCGACGTCCTGCAGACCGTCACCGGCTACGACCTGATCAACTCCATCGACCAGTTCCTGATCAACGGCTGGAGCGACCTGGCCACTGCGCTGAACCTGGGCGATGTGCTGGGCCCCGACGCCCTGCTGAGCGGAGCGGCGGTGCCCGGCGACGGGCTGCTGGACCTGATCGGCCTGGGCTTCAGTCTTTTTAACTACTTCGGCGCTTAA
- a CDS encoding PE-PPE domain-containing protein gives MTAKRVHPLGATLLAALCAVLLGVSSLLSPALASRIERMLADVTLLAGQAWIMTGTGQADPTIGSYMDVVRDFYLQPVTPWFAGQTTYAGYALNGLTTPEQFCPIVCQPLPVPQLNFGDSLAEGVANLEAAIRPQLEAGDEVTVFGYSQSSVIATLAMHSLLAGDPSGGSLSFDPDNLHFVLIGAPNNPIGGMLTRLHFPDGFDGNMQHIPFLNIPLGIDSTPTLPFATDVYATEYDGWAVFPQDPTNLLAVINAIMGIGAVHNAYFTDNLANAIDLGTIGNTNYFVLPEQLPILGPLYGLGDIGKFAADAVAPILKTVIDWSYGNPGAPDAGITVNGVDPIGTAGAWAVTATGQLSEDTGVAGFLLRMDPLQMLAGLQYAGVQSLANTINNLLDFAGLGPLSDSFVDTLLSGYNLTVGLDQGLLTGWQDLATQWNLLDVLGPDAIFNGAPLISAQPLLDLLGVGFSLVNLLDA, from the coding sequence ATGACGGCCAAGCGAGTGCATCCGTTGGGGGCGACGTTGTTGGCCGCACTCTGCGCCGTTCTCCTGGGCGTGTCGTCGCTGCTGAGTCCGGCGTTGGCGTCCCGGATCGAGAGGATGCTCGCCGACGTCACGCTGCTGGCCGGTCAGGCCTGGATCATGACCGGCACCGGCCAAGCCGACCCGACGATCGGCAGCTACATGGACGTGGTGCGGGACTTCTACCTGCAGCCCGTCACACCGTGGTTCGCCGGGCAGACGACGTATGCGGGCTACGCGCTGAACGGCCTGACCACGCCCGAACAGTTCTGCCCGATCGTCTGCCAACCGCTGCCTGTCCCGCAGCTGAACTTCGGGGACTCGCTCGCGGAGGGCGTGGCCAACCTCGAAGCTGCGATCCGCCCACAGCTCGAGGCCGGTGACGAAGTCACGGTGTTCGGCTACTCGCAGAGCTCGGTCATCGCCACCCTGGCGATGCACAGCCTGCTCGCCGGGGATCCGAGCGGCGGCAGTCTTAGCTTCGACCCCGACAACCTGCACTTCGTGCTGATCGGTGCCCCGAACAACCCCATCGGCGGCATGCTGACCCGGTTGCACTTCCCGGACGGGTTCGACGGGAACATGCAGCACATCCCGTTCCTGAACATCCCGCTGGGTATCGACTCGACCCCGACCCTGCCGTTCGCGACCGACGTCTATGCCACCGAATACGACGGCTGGGCCGTCTTCCCCCAGGACCCCACCAACCTGCTGGCCGTGATCAACGCGATCATGGGGATCGGGGCGGTGCACAACGCCTACTTCACCGACAACCTCGCCAACGCCATCGACCTGGGCACGATCGGCAACACCAACTACTTCGTGCTGCCCGAGCAGCTGCCGATCCTCGGACCCCTCTACGGCCTCGGTGACATCGGCAAGTTCGCCGCTGACGCGGTGGCGCCCATCCTCAAGACGGTCATCGACTGGTCCTACGGCAACCCGGGCGCCCCCGACGCCGGAATCACCGTCAACGGTGTCGACCCGATCGGTACGGCCGGCGCCTGGGCGGTCACCGCGACCGGCCAGCTGTCGGAGGACACCGGTGTCGCCGGCTTCCTGCTGCGGATGGACCCGCTGCAGATGCTGGCCGGCCTGCAGTACGCCGGCGTGCAGAGCCTGGCCAACACGATCAACAACCTGCTGGACTTCGCCGGGCTGGGCCCGCTGTCGGACTCGTTCGTCGACACGCTGCTGTCGGGTTACAACCTGACCGTCGGCCTGGACCAGGGGCTGCTCACCGGATGGCAAGACTTGGCCACCCAGTGGAACCTGCTCGACGTGCTGGGCCCGGACGCCATCTTCAACGGCGCGCCGCTGATCTCCGCCCAGCCGCTGCTGGACCTGCTCGGGGTGGGCTTCAGCCTGGTCAACCTGCTCGACGCCTAG
- a CDS encoding primosomal protein — protein sequence MAADLVPIRLTVTDGDRYTLWAPSWRDSGDEWQAFLGRDEDLYGFATAADLVAFVRVNDNNDLADHPAWTQLVQANAHKLNPGRNRQYDLIAVEELLTEKPTKQSVQSLANALEIVSAIGSVCDLAPVTKFFNGNPNLGWLAGGVDNFTGRAGRKRWELIAEIIGRNWGGVLTAIEEIITTPDVDAAAASQAADELAAEAPAEPEPADEDVDDTEAADEETGDDEPVAATTERASGDRLVLGGDANFWTKVGIDPIRIITDNGTFFTLRCYLGDQPVFLGRNGRISVFGSERALARYLADEHDHDLSDLSTYDDIRTAATDGSLSIDITDDNVYVLSGMTDDLTDGPDAVDREQLDLAVEFLQDVGTYAEDGVVADALQPDRPLGRMVSYVLDRESVNEPQRPYAPAVKEWEQLEQFVQSRLRRE from the coding sequence ATGGCAGCTGACCTTGTACCGATCCGCCTCACGGTGACCGATGGTGACCGCTACACCCTGTGGGCGCCGAGCTGGCGCGACTCCGGTGACGAGTGGCAGGCGTTCCTGGGCAGGGATGAAGACCTCTACGGTTTCGCCACCGCAGCCGACCTGGTCGCGTTCGTACGGGTGAACGACAACAACGACCTGGCTGACCACCCGGCCTGGACGCAGCTTGTCCAGGCCAACGCCCACAAGCTGAACCCGGGCCGAAACCGGCAGTACGACCTGATCGCGGTCGAGGAACTGCTCACCGAGAAGCCGACCAAGCAATCCGTCCAGTCACTGGCCAATGCACTGGAGATCGTCTCGGCGATCGGCTCGGTCTGCGACCTGGCACCGGTGACGAAGTTCTTCAACGGCAACCCCAACCTCGGCTGGCTGGCCGGCGGCGTCGACAACTTCACCGGCCGGGCCGGGCGCAAGCGCTGGGAGCTGATCGCCGAGATCATCGGCCGCAACTGGGGCGGTGTGCTGACCGCGATCGAAGAGATCATCACCACGCCCGACGTCGACGCCGCCGCGGCGTCGCAAGCGGCCGATGAGCTGGCCGCAGAAGCCCCGGCCGAGCCGGAGCCGGCCGACGAAGACGTCGATGACACCGAGGCCGCCGACGAGGAGACCGGTGACGACGAACCGGTCGCCGCGACCACCGAGCGGGCCTCGGGCGACCGGCTAGTGCTTGGCGGCGACGCGAACTTCTGGACCAAGGTGGGCATCGACCCGATTCGGATCATCACCGACAACGGGACGTTCTTCACCCTGCGCTGTTACCTCGGCGACCAGCCGGTGTTCCTGGGCCGCAACGGCCGGATCAGCGTGTTCGGTTCCGAGCGCGCCCTGGCCCGCTACCTGGCCGACGAGCACGACCACGACCTGTCGGATCTGAGCACCTACGACGACATCCGGACCGCCGCCACCGACGGTTCGCTGTCGATCGACATCACCGATGACAACGTCTACGTGCTCTCCGGAATGACCGACGACCTCACCGACGGGCCGGACGCAGTGGACCGTGAGCAGCTCGATCTAGCCGTCGAATTTCTGCAAGACGTGGGTACCTACGCCGAGGACGGCGTCGTCGCCGACGCCCTCCAGCCGGACCGTCCGCTGGGCCGGATGGTCAGCTATGTCCTCGACCGGGAATCGGTCAATGAACCGCAGCGCCCGTACGCGCCCGCCGTCAAGGAATGGGAGCAGCTCGAACAGTTCGTGCAGTCGCGGCTGCGGCGCGAATAA
- a CDS encoding adenosine deaminase: MSTPVSLETIGQAPKALLHDHLDGGLRPATVVDIAGQVGYDELPETDPDELATWFRTRSHSGSLERYLEPFSHTVAVMQTADALHRVARECVEDLAADAVVYAEVRFAPELHIEGGLSFDEVTDAVLAGFADGEREAAAAGREITVRCLVTAMRHAALSREIAELAIRFRDKGVVGFDIAGAEAGYPPTRHLDAFEYMRDHNARFTIHAGEAFGLPSIHEAIAFCGADRLGHGVRITDDITVDDDGTVRLGRLAAIVRDKRVPLELCPSSNVQTGAVGSIAEHPFDLLARARLRVTVNTDNRLMSDTTMSKEMLVLAETFGYGWADLQRFTVNAMKSAFIPFDQRVQIIEEVIKPQYAALIG; encoded by the coding sequence ATGAGCACACCGGTGAGCCTGGAGACCATCGGGCAGGCCCCCAAGGCGCTGCTGCACGATCACCTGGACGGCGGCCTGCGCCCGGCCACCGTCGTCGACATCGCCGGACAGGTCGGCTACGACGAGCTGCCGGAGACCGATCCCGACGAACTGGCCACCTGGTTCCGGACACGTTCACACAGCGGCTCGCTGGAGCGCTATCTCGAACCGTTCAGCCACACCGTGGCGGTGATGCAGACCGCCGACGCCCTGCATCGGGTGGCCCGCGAATGCGTCGAGGATCTGGCCGCCGACGCCGTCGTCTACGCCGAGGTGCGATTCGCGCCCGAACTGCACATCGAGGGCGGGCTGTCGTTCGACGAGGTGACCGACGCGGTGCTGGCCGGTTTCGCCGACGGTGAGCGTGAGGCGGCCGCCGCCGGGCGGGAGATCACGGTGCGCTGCCTGGTCACCGCCATGCGCCACGCCGCGCTGTCGCGCGAGATCGCTGAGCTGGCCATCCGGTTCCGCGACAAGGGTGTGGTCGGCTTCGATATCGCCGGCGCCGAGGCCGGCTACCCCCCGACCCGGCACCTGGATGCCTTCGAGTACATGCGTGACCACAACGCGCGCTTCACCATCCATGCGGGCGAGGCGTTCGGGCTGCCCTCGATCCACGAGGCGATCGCATTCTGTGGCGCCGACCGGCTGGGGCACGGGGTGCGGATCACCGACGACATCACCGTCGACGACGACGGTACGGTGCGACTTGGACGGCTGGCGGCGATCGTGCGGGACAAGCGGGTCCCGTTGGAGCTGTGTCCGAGTTCCAACGTCCAGACCGGGGCAGTCGGCAGCATTGCCGAGCACCCCTTCGATCTGTTGGCCCGCGCTCGGCTGCGGGTGACGGTCAACACCGACAACCGGCTGATGAGCGACACCACCATGAGCAAGGAGATGCTGGTGCTGGCCGAGACCTTCGGGTACGGCTGGGCCGATCTGCAGCGGTTCACCGTGAACGCGATGAAGTCGGCGTTCATCCCGTTCGATCAGCGGGTGCAGATCATCGAAGAAGTGATCAAGCCGCAATATGCGGCGCTGATCGGCTGA
- a CDS encoding thymidine phosphorylase codes for MSVLASFDAPTLIATKRDGHRLPDAGIDWLIDGYTAGLVAEEQMSALLMAIYLRGMDAAETVRWTSAMIASGERMDFTDLSRGGMPLKTVDKHSTGGVGDKITLPLVAVVAACGAAVPSASGRGLGHTGGTLDKLESIAGFEVALSTTRLREQLAGVGAAVFAAGTLAPADAKLYALRDVTATVESLPLIASSVMSKKLAEGTAALVLDVKVGSGAFMRSAEQARELARMMVGLGVAHGVATRALLTEMSTPLGCTVGNAIEVAEALEVLAGGGPADVVALTVRLASEMLALAGIDRVDPAQTLRDGTAMDRFTAMVAAQGGDLGVPLPVAACAESVTADRGGFMGDIDAMAVALAAWRLGAGRSRPGERVQHGAGVRIHRRPGDPVAAGETLFTLYTDTPERLAPALAELHGGYCVGDTPPLPRPLIIEATP; via the coding sequence ATGAGCGTGCTGGCCTCCTTTGACGCCCCGACGCTGATTGCCACCAAGCGTGACGGCCACCGGCTGCCCGATGCCGGGATCGACTGGCTGATCGACGGCTACACCGCAGGGCTGGTCGCCGAAGAGCAGATGTCGGCGCTGCTGATGGCGATCTACCTGCGTGGGATGGACGCGGCCGAAACCGTGCGCTGGACCTCGGCGATGATCGCCTCGGGGGAGCGGATGGACTTCACCGACCTGAGCCGCGGCGGCATGCCCCTGAAAACCGTGGACAAGCACTCCACCGGTGGTGTCGGCGACAAGATCACGCTGCCGCTGGTCGCCGTCGTCGCCGCCTGCGGAGCTGCGGTACCGAGCGCGTCGGGGCGCGGCTTGGGCCACACCGGCGGCACCTTGGACAAGCTGGAATCGATCGCGGGTTTCGAGGTGGCGCTGTCTACGACAAGGCTGCGCGAGCAGTTGGCCGGCGTCGGCGCGGCGGTCTTCGCGGCCGGCACTCTGGCGCCGGCCGACGCCAAGCTCTACGCGTTGCGTGACGTCACCGCCACGGTGGAATCGCTGCCGCTGATCGCCAGCTCGGTGATGAGCAAGAAGCTCGCCGAGGGCACCGCAGCCCTGGTCTTGGACGTCAAGGTCGGGTCGGGCGCGTTCATGCGCTCCGCCGAGCAGGCCCGGGAACTGGCCCGGATGATGGTCGGACTGGGCGTGGCGCACGGGGTCGCCACCCGAGCCCTGCTCACCGAGATGAGCACGCCGCTGGGGTGCACCGTCGGCAACGCCATCGAGGTGGCCGAAGCCCTCGAAGTGCTGGCCGGCGGCGGCCCGGCCGATGTGGTGGCGCTGACGGTGCGGCTGGCGAGTGAGATGCTGGCGCTGGCCGGGATCGACCGTGTGGATCCCGCGCAGACCCTGCGTGATGGCACCGCGATGGACCGGTTCACTGCGATGGTCGCCGCCCAGGGCGGGGATCTGGGGGTGCCGTTGCCGGTGGCGGCGTGCGCCGAGTCCGTGACTGCAGATCGGGGCGGCTTCATGGGTGACATCGATGCAATGGCGGTGGCCCTGGCGGCATGGCGTCTCGGCGCGGGCCGGTCTCGGCCGGGCGAGCGGGTGCAGCACGGCGCGGGGGTGCGGATTCACCGCCGGCCGGGCGACCCGGTGGCCGCCGGCGAGACCTTGTTCACGCTGTACACCGACACCCCCGAGCGGCTCGCCCCCGCGTTGGCCGAGCTGCACGGCGGCTACTGCGTCGGCGACACACCGCCGCTGCCGCGCCCCCTGATCATCGAGGCGACCCCATGA
- a CDS encoding cytidine deaminase: MSHEVDWDMLRRNAINVSANAYAPYSGLRVGAAGLTDDGRVVTGCNVENVSYGLGLCAECAVVCGLYAAGGGRLVALSCSNADGNLLMPCGRCRQVLLEHGGSELLIDHPAGPRPLAELLPDAFGPDALP; encoded by the coding sequence ATGTCCCACGAAGTGGACTGGGATATGTTGCGGCGCAACGCAATCAATGTTTCAGCTAATGCCTACGCGCCGTACTCGGGACTGCGCGTCGGCGCGGCCGGACTGACCGACGACGGCCGGGTCGTCACCGGCTGCAATGTGGAAAATGTCTCATATGGGCTGGGCCTGTGCGCTGAGTGCGCGGTGGTCTGTGGGCTCTACGCCGCCGGCGGCGGCCGGCTGGTGGCGCTGTCGTGCAGCAACGCCGATGGGAATCTGCTGATGCCGTGCGGTCGCTGCCGCCAGGTACTGCTCGAACACGGTGGCTCCGAGCTGCTCATCGACCACCCGGCGGGGCCACGGCCGTTGGCCGAGCTGCTGCCGGACGCTTTCGGGCCCGATGCGCTGCCATGA
- the sdhC gene encoding succinate dehydrogenase, cytochrome b556 subunit, with translation MTATSADAATPGTRTDGMRFRRQSLYKGDPGMWAFALHRITGATIFFFLFVHVLDTALVRVSPEAYTEVIATYKTPLVGLMELGLVAAVLFHGLNGVRLILIDFWWQGTRWHRQMLVAVGAIWLVVMVPVVVRIGMHMVERFL, from the coding sequence ATGACGGCGACATCCGCGGATGCGGCGACGCCGGGGACCCGGACGGATGGGATGCGGTTCCGGCGGCAGAGTCTGTACAAGGGCGACCCGGGAATGTGGGCGTTCGCGCTGCACCGGATCACCGGTGCGACGATCTTCTTCTTCCTGTTTGTCCACGTGCTCGACACGGCCCTGGTGCGGGTAAGCCCGGAGGCCTACACCGAGGTGATCGCGACCTACAAGACCCCGCTGGTCGGCCTGATGGAGCTGGGCCTGGTGGCCGCGGTGCTGTTCCACGGTCTCAACGGGGTCCGGCTGATCCTGATCGACTTCTGGTGGCAGGGCACTCGCTGGCACCGCCAGATGCTGGTGGCCGTCGGCGCCATCTGGCTGGTGGTAATGGTCCCGGTCGTGGTTCGGATCGGCATGCACATGGTGGAGCGGTTCCTATGA